The following are from one region of the Candidatus Woesearchaeota archaeon genome:
- a CDS encoding Ig-like domain-containing protein translates to MEQRGDGCRVRSISTLFSLFIILFIFILFGALPVAAGTSFELAPITIYEGTSHLFNFTVTTSHILKPIDQINFSAPSLNTLTATNDSSFNQGWDIATGSSSLLWQNNSIPKGSFVIYTYLQFTAMLPKVTNDTAEQWSITTTDNKNVQTTNLVNVTIKNDATAPILSNLYPPQNGYLRSVQSSASTQSVDPESGVASVGFNFSQCKGNTTVTQVLGKAADTPDNYSATADFSGFAEGASVCFSFISSSNGGETTVSSGNFTIDNTPPAVIALSPADNAFIPSVPNLSFAANDTVSPSVSCVVLVDGSSAATLTLTQSSTLATTPANASDGSHQWSVSCTDLAGNTGQSTVRTVKVDTAPPTVSFSSLPLVIRGRSNTLPATISDFSGISKVSAQVVLNATANQTIPSSSDGNSYAFTVAPESTTELGAYTLSVQAEDGVGHSAINTVSYTVTYNYIINLTTPSTVAAGHDLTFAGIVRMDNASLIKESSVRLMLPDGSSLFVPVDNQSAFSYTFSAPETAGSYPLTAQVLAGNGITYNGTTTVTVESSAASAPSSGAPGSGRGVSRSSGGAPSSSSPGSAASGTSGVSSGVSAASVSSSSPSSSVSGTSSGTSTASASTSADSSGDVGVGRAGGFLTNALIKNSKLIWTVLVVMLVLGVLVYISRGPEGPVVQVRDTVRDSSPPHSPESAFSPSFQQPIQQNTTRHDLDLDEYLRSRLGK, encoded by the coding sequence ATGGAGCAAAGAGGTGATGGATGTAGAGTACGTAGTATTTCGACACTTTTTAGTCTCTTTATCATTCTCTTTATTTTTATTCTGTTTGGCGCGCTGCCGGTTGCTGCAGGCACATCGTTTGAGCTCGCGCCCATTACTATTTACGAAGGAACATCACACCTTTTTAATTTCACCGTCACCACATCACACATTCTAAAACCAATTGACCAGATCAATTTCAGTGCTCCCAGCTTGAATACCCTCACCGCAACCAATGACTCGAGCTTTAATCAGGGATGGGATATTGCTACCGGCTCATCGAGTCTGCTCTGGCAAAACAATAGCATTCCAAAAGGCAGTTTTGTAATTTATACCTATCTCCAATTTACTGCCATGCTTCCCAAAGTTACGAACGACACTGCAGAACAATGGTCCATCACCACCACTGACAACAAAAATGTCCAAACAACGAATCTCGTGAACGTCACCATCAAAAACGATGCCACAGCGCCGATTCTTTCAAATCTCTACCCCCCTCAAAATGGATATCTTCGCAGCGTGCAGAGCTCCGCGAGTACTCAATCTGTTGACCCTGAATCAGGCGTTGCATCAGTCGGCTTCAATTTCAGCCAGTGCAAAGGAAATACGACCGTGACGCAGGTGCTTGGAAAAGCAGCAGATACGCCTGATAATTATTCTGCCACCGCAGACTTTTCCGGATTTGCCGAAGGCGCATCAGTGTGCTTTTCATTTATATCGTCGTCAAACGGCGGCGAAACCACCGTAAGCAGCGGAAATTTTACCATCGACAACACACCACCAGCGGTGATTGCGTTGAGCCCTGCTGACAATGCTTTCATTCCCAGCGTACCAAATCTTTCCTTTGCTGCAAACGACACTGTTTCTCCATCAGTCTCCTGCGTTGTTCTTGTTGATGGCTCATCTGCAGCAACACTTACACTTACTCAATCATCGACGCTCGCCACCACGCCGGCCAATGCAAGCGACGGCAGCCACCAATGGAGCGTGTCATGCACCGACCTCGCCGGCAACACCGGACAAAGTACCGTACGTACCGTTAAAGTTGATACGGCACCACCAACGGTTTCGTTTTCTTCGCTTCCGTTAGTAATTCGCGGCCGTTCAAACACGCTTCCTGCAACCATTTCAGACTTTAGCGGCATTTCAAAAGTCAGCGCGCAGGTGGTGCTCAATGCAACGGCAAACCAAACCATTCCATCGTCGTCAGATGGCAACTCCTATGCGTTTACTGTTGCTCCAGAATCAACAACCGAATTGGGTGCTTACACCTTGTCGGTGCAGGCCGAAGATGGCGTGGGCCATAGTGCAATCAATACAGTCTCATACACCGTGACCTACAATTATATTATTAACCTAACAACACCATCGACAGTTGCAGCCGGACATGACCTCACCTTTGCAGGAATTGTTCGTATGGACAATGCGTCGCTCATCAAAGAATCAAGTGTTCGGCTCATGCTTCCGGATGGCAGTAGCCTGTTCGTTCCCGTCGATAACCAGAGCGCTTTCAGCTATACTTTTTCCGCCCCAGAAACTGCAGGTAGTTATCCCCTCACTGCGCAGGTGCTTGCAGGAAATGGCATTACTTATAATGGGACTACAACCGTGACGGTTGAGTCGAGTGCTGCATCAGCACCCTCAAGCGGTGCACCGGGTTCAGGCCGCGGCGTGAGCCGTTCATCAGGTGGCGCGCCATCGTCATCTTCCCCTGGTTCAGCAGCATCAGGCACTTCCGGCGTGAGTTCAGGCGTATCAGCAGCATCTGTTTCTTCCTCATCTCCATCCTCGTCGGTGTCTGGCACCTCATCCGGCACCAGCACAGCTTCTGCATCCACCTCTGCAGATAGTTCCGGCGATGTCGGTGTTGGCCGTGCAGGCGGATTCCTCACCAATGCACTCATCAAAAACTCCAAACTGATATGGACTGTTCTCGTTGTCATGCTGGTGCTTGGCGTGCTCGTCTATATTTCACGCGGTCCTGAAGGGCCAGTCGTCCAGGTGCGTGATACCGTTCGTGATTCCTCTCCTCCCCATTCTCCAGAGTCTGCGTTCAGCCCCTCATTCCAGCAGCCAATTCAACAAAACACGACACGCCATGACCTCGACCTTGACGAGTATCTTCGCTCACGGCTTGGAAAATAG
- a CDS encoding PIN domain-containing protein, which produces MKLVVNTNRIIAALIKDSISRQILFHIDAELLTLSFSQGEITKYKEYVLKKAGINDAAFDMILEKIKERLIFVDDTLIRSKMPEAEKIMDTIDTNDTPFIAAALATKSDIWSDDKHFQQQKSIRIWQTKDLIKFI; this is translated from the coding sequence ATGAAACTGGTTGTGAATACTAATCGGATTATCGCAGCGTTAATAAAAGATTCGATTTCCCGGCAGATTCTTTTTCATATTGATGCAGAACTTCTTACGCTTTCATTTTCACAGGGAGAAATCACCAAGTACAAAGAATATGTGCTCAAAAAAGCAGGAATCAACGATGCTGCGTTTGATATGATTTTAGAAAAGATTAAAGAACGGCTGATTTTTGTTGATGATACGCTTATTCGTTCAAAAATGCCGGAAGCAGAAAAAATTATGGATACGATTGACACAAATGACACACCATTTATTGCAGCAGCATTAGCAACAAAGTCAGACATCTGGTCAGATGATAAGCACTTTCAGCAACAAAAAAGCATACGGATATGGCAAACAAAAGATTTAATAAAGTTTATATAA
- a CDS encoding PEP-utilizing enzyme — translation MKTTHELKEYIKKNVWYKQAGNIKARYIFIPCRAAANHMNTKISIWFVKDGKHLEWLCPRQDFTNKALATIESQKKDPAFIDKEMKKAEEKSALLTAFYEEYRKKDSSHLNLKEALSAVKKLEQLNYDYWLHAYLCDTFDPEGDELLKKEIRQHNVKLDEDTVSVFMRSNWLNFMQEEKQAFLKIAQKVQQKKISLTKAEPLLERHAETYFYVDNSWELTKVLTEKEFMARLNEILKQDEKEIETEIRYLETDWGKKQEELIKKYGIPKSLVTVLYLFRNLFMLRDKRKKHSLINNHFYDMFFSRIAEILGIPLGEVVTILAEDINKKTTAGDIRKKIRERKEFFLEEYTSKKTTWYAGKEAEGIVEELQKTFANHGEIKGTTACPGKAQGIVRIIKGEAHFSKFNEHEILVAPMTRPEYVPLMKKAAAIVTDEGGVTCHAALISRELKVPCIVGTQIATRRLHDGELVEVDADKGIVRVIR, via the coding sequence ATGAAAACCACACACGAACTCAAGGAGTACATCAAAAAGAACGTTTGGTACAAACAGGCAGGAAATATCAAAGCACGCTACATCTTCATTCCCTGCAGAGCTGCAGCAAATCATATGAATACAAAAATATCAATATGGTTTGTTAAAGACGGCAAACATCTTGAGTGGCTATGCCCAAGACAAGACTTTACAAACAAGGCACTGGCGACGATTGAAAGCCAGAAAAAAGACCCGGCATTCATAGACAAGGAAATGAAAAAAGCAGAGGAAAAGAGCGCGCTGCTCACTGCGTTTTATGAAGAGTACCGCAAAAAAGATAGTTCACATCTCAACTTGAAAGAGGCATTGAGCGCCGTGAAAAAACTGGAACAGCTCAACTATGACTACTGGCTGCACGCGTACCTGTGTGACACTTTTGATCCGGAAGGAGACGAATTGCTGAAAAAAGAAATACGCCAGCACAATGTAAAACTTGATGAAGATACAGTTTCAGTATTTATGCGCTCAAACTGGCTCAATTTCATGCAGGAGGAAAAGCAGGCATTTTTGAAGATAGCACAAAAAGTACAGCAAAAAAAGATATCACTCACCAAAGCAGAACCTCTTCTTGAACGCCATGCAGAAACGTATTTTTATGTGGACAATAGCTGGGAGCTCACCAAAGTACTCACGGAAAAAGAGTTTATGGCGCGGCTCAACGAAATCCTCAAACAGGATGAAAAAGAAATTGAGACCGAGATTCGGTATCTGGAAACCGACTGGGGGAAAAAACAGGAAGAATTAATAAAAAAATATGGTATTCCTAAAAGTCTGGTTACGGTGCTGTACTTGTTTAGAAACTTGTTCATGCTGCGCGACAAGCGAAAAAAGCACAGCCTCATCAATAATCATTTTTATGATATGTTCTTTTCACGAATTGCAGAGATTCTGGGAATTCCACTTGGCGAAGTTGTCACCATTCTCGCTGAAGATATAAACAAAAAAACAACCGCAGGCGATATCCGCAAAAAAATACGCGAGAGAAAGGAATTTTTCCTTGAAGAATATACCTCCAAAAAAACAACGTGGTACGCGGGAAAAGAAGCTGAAGGTATTGTTGAGGAACTTCAAAAAACATTTGCCAACCATGGTGAAATTAAAGGGACAACGGCGTGTCCGGGAAAAGCGCAGGGGATTGTCCGCATCATCAAGGGCGAAGCGCATTTCTCAAAATTTAACGAGCATGAAATTTTGGTAGCGCCGATGACGCGGCCCGAGTATGTTCCACTGATGAAAAAGGCAGCAGCGATTGTAACTGACGAAGGTGGTGTAACGTGCCACGCTGCGTTGATAAGCAGAGAACTTAAAGTGCCATGTATCGTCGGGACACAGATTGCAACACGCAGATTACATGATGGGGAACTGGTTGAAGTGGATGCGGATAAGGGAATTGTGCGAGTGATTAGGTGA
- a CDS encoding KEOPS complex subunit Pcc1, whose protein sequence is MITADIVVDEPAADALYQAALPELMTTERAAITARAEKNRVIFTIKSQDATAFRAGMNTLIQILTVFEKMKKIK, encoded by the coding sequence ATGATAACAGCAGATATTGTTGTTGATGAACCGGCAGCCGATGCACTGTATCAGGCGGCACTGCCTGAACTGATGACCACGGAACGCGCGGCGATAACGGCGCGCGCTGAAAAAAATCGAGTGATTTTTACGATTAAGTCACAGGACGCAACGGCCTTCCGCGCCGGCATGAATACGCTCATCCAAATCCTTACTGTTTTTGAAAAAATGAAAAAAATAAAGTGA
- a CDS encoding mechanosensitive ion channel, protein MIPLVDDIVVLAKKLFQGVYLNLVAAAIIVLIGFIVGKIASKLVYKILRELEVRSVLKQARIHAPVERYVSKGVAYLIYFIAVIMALNQLKIGTLILSVIVGAVLIVLVISFILSIKDFVPNLTAGISLYRAGLIKKGDTIEAHGVAGIVRDITLTKTKVETKEGDLVYIPNAAIIKQGFVKKIKKQHKKREE, encoded by the coding sequence ATGATTCCTCTTGTTGATGATATCGTTGTTCTGGCAAAAAAACTATTTCAAGGAGTTTATCTCAATCTGGTTGCTGCTGCGATTATTGTCCTTATCGGATTTATTGTCGGGAAGATCGCCAGCAAACTGGTGTACAAAATTCTGCGCGAACTTGAAGTGCGCAGCGTGCTGAAACAGGCGCGCATTCATGCGCCCGTCGAACGGTATGTCAGCAAGGGCGTGGCGTATCTTATTTATTTTATTGCTGTTATCATGGCGCTGAACCAGCTTAAAATCGGCACGCTCATCTTATCAGTAATTGTGGGCGCGGTGCTTATTGTGCTGGTCATCTCATTTATATTGAGCATTAAAGACTTTGTGCCGAATCTCACCGCGGGAATTTCTCTGTATCGCGCAGGCCTCATCAAAAAAGGAGACACGATTGAAGCGCATGGCGTTGCCGGAATTGTCCGCGACATCACGCTGACCAAAACAAAGGTTGAGACCAAAGAAGGCGACTTAGTGTATATTCCAAACGCGGCCATCATCAAGCAGGGATTTGTTAAAAAGATTAAAAAACAGCACAAGAAGAGAGAGGAATAA
- a CDS encoding DNA-directed RNA polymerase subunit P produces the protein MEYKCFSCNHKVGDEYLRKKIRCPYCGSKILFKPRQVATKVKAV, from the coding sequence ATGGAATACAAATGTTTTTCCTGCAACCACAAAGTGGGTGATGAGTACCTGCGAAAAAAAATTCGCTGCCCCTACTGCGGAAGCAAGATACTTTTCAAGCCGCGACAAGTTGCAACAAAAGTAAAAGCTGTTTAA
- a CDS encoding stage II sporulation protein M: protein MVLEDINTGWLLDRPYVSFFLGFMYSIIGYIIATLFFFENSVSVAMLFLTTLLMVPTFVGVLSHEEGLESRQPESGIFSFLKNHRTIIEVYILIFLGAFIGFVVLGVLAADKVPLIFNYQLDFLSTREGITTKTLDHFFSTTNVPTVPNALGIVQHNLSVALIAFFLSVVFGAGALFLIVLNASVFASFGVLILRYLATDFSGGLKIILIFGTHLVPELAGFILAAIAGGVVSKALLTESFGSDGFKNVVRDSLYLFLVSCILILAAAFLEIYVTADLFAGFPS, encoded by the coding sequence ATGGTTCTTGAAGACATCAACACCGGCTGGCTCCTTGACCGGCCGTATGTTTCTTTTTTTCTCGGGTTTATGTACTCCATTATCGGATACATTATTGCGACACTGTTTTTTTTCGAAAATAGCGTGTCTGTTGCCATGCTTTTCTTGACGACACTGCTCATGGTGCCGACGTTTGTTGGCGTGTTGAGCCATGAAGAGGGACTTGAGAGCAGACAGCCCGAATCAGGAATTTTCTCATTCCTGAAAAATCACCGTACCATCATTGAAGTGTATATCCTTATTTTTCTCGGGGCGTTTATCGGTTTTGTCGTGCTCGGCGTGCTTGCTGCTGACAAAGTTCCGCTTATTTTCAACTACCAGCTTGATTTTTTGAGCACACGGGAAGGCATCACCACCAAAACCCTTGATCATTTCTTTTCGACGACAAACGTGCCAACGGTGCCGAATGCATTGGGTATTGTCCAGCATAATTTGTCCGTTGCGCTGATTGCATTCTTTCTCTCGGTTGTCTTTGGCGCTGGTGCACTCTTCCTCATTGTGCTGAACGCAAGCGTGTTTGCCTCCTTCGGCGTTCTTATCCTGCGCTATCTTGCAACTGATTTTAGCGGCGGCCTCAAAATCATTCTCATCTTTGGCACCCACCTCGTTCCTGAACTTGCCGGCTTCATTCTTGCCGCCATTGCCGGCGGCGTTGTTTCAAAAGCACTCCTCACTGAATCATTCGGAAGCGACGGATTCAAAAACGTGGTGCGGGATTCACTCTACCTTTTTCTCGTTTCATGCATTCTGATTCTTGCAGCGGCATTTCTCGAAATTTATGTCACTGCTGACCTGTTTGCCGGATTTCCATCATAA
- a CDS encoding 50S ribosomal protein L37ae: MALPKELSTIKRFGPRYGRTTRHKIGLIEHAQRQKHKCPYCMQLRVQRLAAGIWQCRKCNAQFTGKAYLPAKKKMTAQELIAQIATQEPAETHAPAVEQEAEAIEAREEQTVSQEQ, translated from the coding sequence ATGGCACTTCCAAAAGAACTCTCAACGATAAAACGGTTCGGCCCGCGATACGGACGAACAACGCGGCACAAAATTGGGCTTATTGAACATGCCCAGCGCCAAAAGCACAAGTGCCCGTACTGCATGCAACTCCGTGTACAGCGGCTTGCAGCAGGAATCTGGCAGTGCAGAAAATGCAATGCGCAATTTACCGGCAAAGCATACCTGCCGGCGAAAAAGAAGATGACGGCACAAGAGCTTATTGCTCAGATTGCAACGCAGGAGCCAGCAGAAACGCACGCACCTGCTGTTGAACAAGAGGCAGAAGCGATAGAAGCCCGTGAAGAGCAGACCGTTTCTCAAGAACAATAA
- a CDS encoding PEP-utilizing enzyme: MNKLLAEFANTDWHYWHIRRRPPLLIYFFYYGSATQTAKEFPYPVLTNGQCCSHVVTQKDELTTLGKKAGEQFKKEPTFVLQFMERMREQNKKHQQKWRKLLKIDFSKYANEELRRTYQNYISDLFAHVPTTYFPLCMESILTEECKKRLPHEAYDVVMTPVQESEVIEERKSLLKMAIQKKQKKDITNGLKEHVERFSFLKRKDMFMEFYDDADYLEKIKHCTEPEKELATLEAETERKQKAFQKILETADDFSKLLFKTANEAVFFRSWRTERYSQSTYYIVPLFTEIAKRLKFEIYQDVVWLMPPEVTALLHENKPVDKELINQRKEAFTYLTFGPDQILVLQGKEALESLKHLKLPDVNTTEIKGMPAYRGKVTGKVTLIMNKNEWPRMEKAEVLVIHTTTPDMVPYLKNVKAIVTEEGGILSHASVISRELKIPCVIGTRTATKVLKEGDIVEVDATNGTVKRLKHD, encoded by the coding sequence ATGAATAAGCTCCTTGCCGAATTTGCGAACACGGACTGGCATTACTGGCACATCAGGCGACGGCCGCCGCTGTTGATTTATTTTTTTTATTACGGCTCTGCAACGCAGACGGCAAAAGAATTTCCGTATCCGGTGCTCACGAATGGGCAGTGCTGTAGCCATGTTGTTACTCAAAAAGATGAGCTCACCACACTGGGAAAGAAGGCAGGGGAACAATTCAAAAAAGAGCCGACCTTTGTCCTTCAGTTTATGGAACGGATGCGGGAACAAAATAAAAAGCACCAGCAAAAATGGCGAAAACTGCTGAAGATTGACTTTTCAAAGTATGCCAATGAAGAACTGCGGAGAACATATCAAAACTATATCAGCGACTTGTTTGCCCATGTACCAACCACATATTTTCCCCTCTGTATGGAATCGATACTCACCGAGGAATGTAAGAAACGCTTGCCTCACGAAGCGTATGATGTGGTGATGACGCCGGTTCAAGAAAGCGAAGTGATTGAAGAGCGAAAATCACTGCTGAAGATGGCGATACAAAAGAAACAGAAAAAAGACATAACGAACGGCCTTAAAGAGCACGTTGAACGATTTTCATTTTTGAAACGAAAAGATATGTTCATGGAATTTTATGATGATGCGGACTATCTTGAAAAAATAAAACACTGCACCGAGCCTGAAAAAGAATTGGCAACGCTGGAGGCCGAAACTGAACGAAAACAAAAAGCATTTCAGAAAATACTCGAAACAGCTGACGATTTTTCAAAACTTCTGTTCAAAACAGCCAACGAAGCAGTTTTCTTCCGGAGCTGGCGCACCGAACGGTACAGCCAGTCAACGTACTACATTGTTCCGTTGTTCACCGAAATCGCGAAACGGCTGAAATTCGAAATATATCAAGACGTTGTGTGGCTCATGCCGCCGGAAGTAACGGCGCTGTTGCATGAAAATAAACCAGTGGACAAAGAATTAATCAACCAGCGCAAAGAGGCATTCACTTACCTCACGTTTGGCCCCGATCAGATACTTGTTTTGCAAGGCAAAGAAGCGCTGGAATCACTGAAGCACCTCAAACTCCCTGACGTAAACACTACTGAAATCAAGGGCATGCCAGCATATCGAGGAAAAGTCACCGGCAAAGTAACGCTCATCATGAACAAAAACGAATGGCCGCGCATGGAAAAAGCAGAGGTACTTGTGATTCATACCACAACGCCGGACATGGTTCCGTATCTGAAAAATGTCAAGGCGATTGTGACGGAAGAGGGTGGCATATTGAGCCATGCGAGCGTGATTAGCAGAGAGCTGAAGATACCGTGTGTGATTGGGACACGGACAGCAACAAAAGTTTTAAAAGAAGGGGATATAGTGGAAGTGGATGCAACCAACGGCACCGTCAAGAGGCTGAAACATGATTAA
- a CDS encoding UPF0147 family protein gives MTNADDLGQILDAIAELQDDTTVPKNIKTKLQVISTMIKEEKADKRMVINKALDQLGELSEDVNIQAYTRTQLWNIVSMLESVS, from the coding sequence ATGACGAACGCTGATGATCTGGGGCAAATTCTTGACGCCATTGCTGAGCTGCAGGATGACACCACGGTGCCAAAAAATATAAAGACAAAGTTGCAGGTAATTTCTACGATGATTAAAGAAGAAAAAGCAGACAAGCGCATGGTCATTAACAAGGCACTTGACCAGCTCGGAGAGCTTTCTGAAGATGTCAACATTCAAGCCTACACGCGCACCCAGTTGTGGAACATTGTGTCCATGCTTGAATCAGTATCGTAA
- a CDS encoding prefoldin subunit beta — MAELSKETEQKIEQLQMLEQNLRTFTVQRQQFQAQLMEIDSALSEIEGTKEVFKIIGGVMVAAQKDEVKKDLAKKKEVLELRIKTIEKQEEKIKEKASSTQKEVLKEMGKDDER, encoded by the coding sequence ATGGCTGAACTCTCCAAAGAAACCGAACAAAAAATTGAGCAGCTGCAGATGCTTGAGCAGAATCTGCGCACGTTTACCGTCCAGCGCCAGCAATTTCAGGCACAGCTTATGGAGATTGATTCTGCGTTGAGTGAAATTGAGGGAACCAAAGAAGTGTTCAAAATTATCGGCGGTGTTATGGTTGCTGCGCAAAAAGATGAGGTCAAAAAGGACCTTGCGAAAAAAAAAGAAGTGCTTGAGCTGCGCATCAAAACTATTGAAAAGCAGGAAGAAAAAATAAAGGAAAAAGCCAGCAGCACGCAGAAGGAAGTATTGAAGGAGATGGGTAAGGATGACGAACGCTGA
- a CDS encoding DapH/DapD/GlmU-related protein — translation MTISQNQRIREAVKELISSDKKKTTLFVENEHVRGVSLPKFWYNKLVFTLQKKLVPCHFKNWLLRTTGMNVGHDVCIPHDISFDACFPQLITIGDGALVGGGSTLIGHRFEKSGKGCKLTIGKVEIKERAMSGGMCTLLPGAVINKNSILGMNTPTFDIETGEGELWEGIPAKMTHKFSPEEIEKYFKPATKDPVEQKKYYKEFREKVDAFLKDSTQNYLKIYYNGNRLGAGNDWFRARNIIRLFFNGGVVEFTRLLPSCWLKIALLRMIGTTIGKNCTIDKGVVIDHIFPETITLQDNVVLEHDVYLDGHEYTITQTVFGRTLIKNGARIGAGTLVRIGTTIGENSVVEPKSLAQRVIPDNEVWGGVPAKFIRKIDKK, via the coding sequence ATGACAATTTCACAAAACCAGCGCATCAGGGAAGCAGTGAAAGAGTTGATTAGTTCTGACAAGAAAAAAACAACGCTCTTTGTTGAGAATGAACATGTCCGCGGCGTTTCTCTTCCGAAATTCTGGTACAACAAACTGGTTTTCACGCTTCAAAAAAAGCTGGTGCCGTGCCATTTCAAGAACTGGCTTTTGCGCACAACAGGGATGAACGTCGGCCATGACGTGTGTATTCCGCACGACATTTCATTTGATGCCTGTTTTCCGCAATTAATCACCATCGGTGATGGCGCATTGGTCGGCGGCGGCTCGACGCTGATTGGGCATCGTTTTGAAAAGAGCGGCAAAGGATGCAAACTCACCATCGGCAAAGTTGAAATCAAGGAACGCGCCATGAGCGGTGGCATGTGCACACTCTTGCCCGGCGCAGTGATTAACAAAAATTCTATTCTCGGAATGAATACACCGACCTTTGACATCGAAACTGGTGAGGGAGAATTATGGGAAGGAATCCCCGCGAAAATGACGCACAAATTCTCTCCCGAAGAGATTGAAAAATATTTCAAGCCGGCAACAAAAGATCCGGTAGAACAAAAAAAATATTACAAAGAATTCCGCGAGAAAGTTGATGCCTTTCTGAAAGACTCCACGCAGAATTATTTGAAGATTTACTACAACGGTAACCGCCTTGGCGCCGGCAATGACTGGTTTCGGGCGCGCAATATCATCAGACTTTTCTTCAACGGCGGAGTGGTTGAGTTTACCCGCTTGCTGCCCTCATGCTGGCTCAAAATAGCGCTGCTGCGCATGATTGGCACAACGATTGGCAAGAATTGCACCATCGACAAGGGTGTGGTGATTGACCACATCTTCCCGGAAACCATCACGCTCCAAGACAATGTAGTGCTTGAGCATGATGTCTATCTTGACGGCCACGAATACACGATTACCCAGACGGTGTTCGGCAGAACGCTCATCAAAAATGGCGCACGCATTGGTGCTGGAACATTGGTGAGAATCGGCACGACCATTGGCGAGAACAGCGTTGTTGAGCCAAAGAGCCTTGCCCAGCGTGTCATCCCTGATAATGAGGTCTGGGGTGGTGTACCGGCGAAATTCATACGCAAGATAGACAAAAAATAA